A single Chryseobacterium sp. DNA region contains:
- a CDS encoding GNAT family N-acetyltransferase, translating to MNYELREMLPSDEAKVLEIFRQGVDSGIATLETEVPTAEAWSMEYFNDCRWVLENETNEVVGWCALKPVSKRECFKGVAEVSIYFDKEYQGRGLGSVLLKKMILDSEDHGFWTLQTHIFPENETSIKFHQKNGFRMVGIRKKIGRLNGEWKDLIMFEKRSERV from the coding sequence ATGAATTACGAATTAAGAGAAATGCTTCCCAGTGATGAGGCAAAGGTGTTGGAAATTTTCAGACAAGGAGTAGATAGTGGTATTGCCACTTTAGAAACAGAAGTACCTACTGCTGAAGCCTGGAGTATGGAATACTTCAATGACTGCCGCTGGGTATTGGAGAATGAGACTAATGAAGTAGTGGGGTGGTGTGCTTTAAAACCGGTAAGTAAAAGAGAATGTTTCAAAGGAGTGGCAGAAGTGAGTATTTATTTTGATAAAGAGTATCAGGGGCGTGGGCTGGGGTCTGTGTTGCTTAAAAAGATGATTCTGGACAGCGAAGACCACGGATTCTGGACATTACAGACTCATATCTTCCCTGAAAATGAAACGTCGATCAAATTTCATCAGAAAAACGGTTTCCGGATGGTGGGAATCCGAAAAAAAATAGGAAGACTTAATGGGGAGTGGAAGGATCTGATTATGTTTGAAAAGAGAAGTGAAAGAGTGTAA
- a CDS encoding DUF421 domain-containing protein gives MDPILNVAVRSLCVYLFMVAAIRLFGKNQLSQLNAGDVVLLLLISNAVQNAMVGPDTSLQGGIIAALVLFAANFILKRLMFSSPSFQTFMEDEPVILIRDGVADQAALNRVKITESELEEAIREHGIENIQDVKLSVLEVDGNISVVSQDEKSKQTHYSRIKRKIKRKYH, from the coding sequence GTGGATCCTATTCTTAACGTTGCTGTCCGTTCCCTCTGCGTTTACCTTTTCATGGTGGCCGCCATTCGTTTGTTTGGCAAAAATCAGCTTTCCCAGCTCAACGCGGGAGATGTTGTATTATTGTTGCTGATTTCAAATGCTGTTCAGAATGCAATGGTAGGTCCGGATACCTCCTTACAAGGCGGGATTATTGCTGCACTGGTTCTGTTTGCGGCCAATTTCATTTTAAAAAGACTGATGTTTTCCAGTCCTTCTTTTCAGACTTTTATGGAAGACGAGCCGGTAATTCTTATCAGAGACGGAGTTGCAGATCAGGCAGCTCTTAATCGTGTGAAAATTACGGAAAGTGAATTGGAAGAGGCAATAAGGGAACACGGGATTGAAAATATACAGGATGTAAAGCTTTCTGTTCTGGAAGTGGATGGGAATATCAGTGTCGTTTCTCAGGACGAAAAAAGCAAGCAGACTCATTATTCAAGAATCAAAAGAAAAATTAAAAGAAAATACCATTAA
- a CDS encoding DUF4286 family protein produces MSVLSITFHCTKPNLEEWENYIDETLVLMTENLMDVNKYILSEVHSDYIEEGKNYNLLLIFDNDDLREDFIKSELLNITERIEKKFGQEVMIFNTFLNPKKSRF; encoded by the coding sequence ATGAGCGTATTAAGTATAACTTTCCATTGTACAAAACCTAACCTTGAAGAATGGGAAAATTATATTGATGAAACACTGGTTTTAATGACTGAAAACTTAATGGATGTCAATAAATATATCCTTTCCGAGGTCCACAGTGATTATATTGAAGAAGGCAAAAACTATAATCTGCTGTTGATCTTTGACAATGATGACTTAAGAGAAGATTTTATTAAGAGTGAACTTTTAAATATTACTGAAAGAATTGAGAAGAAATTCGGCCAGGAAGTCATGATCTTTAATACTTTTTTAAATCCGAAAAAGTCCAGATTTTAA